A stretch of the Acyrthosiphon pisum isolate AL4f chromosome A2, pea_aphid_22Mar2018_4r6ur, whole genome shotgun sequence genome encodes the following:
- the LOC107883372 gene encoding uncharacterized protein LOC107883372, with protein MKERFNNEKNQAFLFLSQLTPKNIIKTNNDDIVKVVDVIKKYYTFEDMDFIDLEAMNLKTEINLWKSKWIRIKDEGVDVITSAETCNEILYPTVKKLLFILSCLPVSVASAERSFSTLRRLKTWLRSTMGQNRLSGLALLHVHRSISINIDKIIDTFSQMKKRN; from the exons atgaAGGAaagatttaataatgaaaaaaatcaagcttttttatttttatctcaacTTACtcctaaaaacattattaaaactaacaatgaTGATATTGTTAAAGTAGTTgatgtcattaaaaaatattatacatttgaagaTATGGATTTTATTGATTTGGAAGCAATGAACCTTAAAACTGAAATTAACCTATGGAAATCTAAGTGGATAAGAATAAAAGATgaag GTGTAGATGTCATCACTTCTGCGGAAACTTGTAATGAGATACTTTATCCAACTGTAAAGAAgttgctttttattttatcatgcttGCCTGTTAGTGTTGCCTCAGCTGAAAGATCATTTTCTACTCTTAGAAG attAAAAACATGGCTTAGATCTACAATGGGGCAAAATAGATTAAGCGGATTGGCTTTATTGCATGTGCACAGatcaataagtataaatattgacaaaattattgatacattttcacaaatgaaaaaaagaaattga
- the LOC103308426 gene encoding craniofacial development protein 2-like → MVKELEKYGMKCVSLQEIRWKDAGTTKISQTTIFNGECEKGHRLGTGFAVHESIIHLVKEFRDINPRIATLTLKTDNFYMVIINVHAPTDDMEEEEKEMFYAALEDTFNQSIEDIRLVLGDFNAKIGREEVYRSTIGSHIPHTNTNDNGIKLIDFALGKEMMVKCSHEKTYINIHGSRRMGDIKTKLTTS, encoded by the coding sequence ATGGTTAAGGAATTAGAAAAATACGGAATGAAGTGCGTATCACTTCAAGAAATCAGATGGAAAGACGCCGGGACAACCAAAATATCACAAACAACCATCTTCAACGGAGAGTGTGAAAAGGGTCATAGACTGGGAACCGGTTTTGCAGTACACgaatctattatacatttagtaaaaGAGTTTAGAGATATAAACCCTAGAATTGCAACTTTAACCCTTAAAACAGATAATTTTTACATGGTGATAATTAACGTGCATGCACCAACAGACGATATGGAAGAGGAAGAAAAAGAGATGTTCTATGCAGCACTAGAAGATACGTTTAACCAGTCGATTGAAGATATAAGATTAGTATTGGGTGATTTTAATGCGAAGATAGGACGTGAAGAAGTCTACAGATCGACTATTGGAAGCCATatcccacatacaaacacaaatGATAACGGTATCAAACTAATTGACTTTGCTTTAGGAAAAGAGATGATGGTTAAATGTTCCCACGAAAagacatacataaatatacatggaTCTCGCCGAATGGGAGACATAAAAACCAAATTGACCACGTCCTAA
- the LOC100158825 gene encoding prolyl 4-hydroxylase subunit alpha-2-like isoform X1 — MLRYIVFFVFTGTFANGINWHSSQIILRHLYDLQDEQFAVIKEYLELETKRIHDLERYINYLYEKDTLLSPIGTSKFMSQVYKNLSEIKKLMNNYNSVKVINQFDEHKAVSEFNMQSAYRSLRRIQKVYAIPASDMAAGRYKDRTIGDPMDACECYFMSKYSFEEYDTYGVIDWAVQAYNKWFTDRPKCVDIDKLHYYTRSASMATGFSFETLLGFSNLNHSDYTELSAHFSLMANALNIRDISAQSSDKIYDKYDDFEQSNLFRHFRYLCREGKSVRPLTYDSKCRYQTKNSPYRMIMPFKEEDISSNPNIKLYHDIIYDEEIKTITDMASKDLSDAAYYFNGKITLLDDQRLGQLKWFSENANPILFGKLNDRIECITEYTTKTAEGYQTINYGLGGHFSVHMDAFTDGPKLNGNRLVTILFYMTDVPDDGYTVFPNLNYVAHCRKGSALVWLNLRLNNGSVHSGTFHGGCPVIKGNKWIMTKGLYEEGQHLTYNWRDNKIINIV, encoded by the exons atgttaagatatatagtgttttttgtttttacgggCACGTTCGCAAACGGAATAAATTGGCATTCGTCGCAGATCATATTAAGACATCTCTATGACTTACAAGACGAACAGTTTGCTGTAATCAAAGAATATTTGGAACTGGAAACAAAGCGAATTCACGACTTAGAGcg gtacataaattatttatatgagaAAGACACTCTACTTAGTCCCATTGGTACTTCAAAATTTATGTCACAGGTGTACAAAAACttatcagaaataaaaaaattgatgaataattataattcagtgAAAG TCATTAATCAATTTGACGAACACAAAGCCGTTAGTGAATTTAATATGCAATCAGCATATCGGTCTCTAAGAAGGATTCAAAAAGTGTACGCGATTCCTGCATCTGATATGGCTGCAGGTAGATATAAGGATCGGACCATCGGAGACCCAATGGATG cttgTGAATGTTATTTCATGTCTAAATATAGTTTCGAAGAATATGACACATACGGTGTAATAGATTGGGCTGTTCAAGCTTATAATAAATGGTTCACCGATCGTCCAAAATGTGTAGACATAgataaattgcattattatacAAGATCAGCATCGATGGCCACAG gATTTAGTTTTGAAACTCTATTGGGTTTTAGTAATCTGAATCATTCAGATTACACTGAACTTTCTGCACATTTTTCTCTAATGGCAAACGCATTAAACATTCGCGATATCAGTGCACAATCTtcagataaaatatatgataaatatgat GATTTTGAACAATCCAATCTATTTAGACATTTCCGCTATTTATGTAGGGAAGGAAAATCAGTGAGGCCCTTAACGTATGATTCTAAATGccgttatcaaacaaaaaattctCCGTATAGGATGATAATGCCTTTCAAAGAAGAAGATATCAGTAGTAATccgaacataaaattatatcatgacATTATTTATGACGAAGAGATTAAAACTATTACTGATATGGCTTCGAAGGAC TTGTCCGACGCAGCATATTACTTTAACGGTAAGATTACTTTGTTGGACGACCAACGTCTGGGTCAGCTGAAATGGTTTTCGGAAAATGCAAACCCAATCCTGTTTGGTAAGCTGAACGACCGTATTGAATGCATTACCGAGTATACGACCAAGACAGCCGAAGGATATCAAACAATTAACTACGGCTTAGGCGGTCATTTCTCTGTACACATGGATGCATTTACAGAT ggCCCTAAGTTGAACGGCAACAGATTGGTCACCATACTATTTTAT atgacTGACGTCCCCGATGATGGGTATACTGTAtttccaaatttaaattatgttgcaCATTGTCGTAAAGGATCGGCTTTAGTTTGGCTAAACTTACGCTTGAATAATGGTTCTGTACATAGTGGCACTTTTCATGGAGGTTGTCCTGTGATAAAAGGAAATAAATGGA ttATGACAAAGGGATTATACGAAGAAGGACAACATTTAACATACAATTGGcgagataataaaataataaacatagtttag
- the LOC100572240 gene encoding prolyl 4-hydroxylase subunit alpha-2-like: MTQMHQHFFKSDDLIKNKQSIEALKDIDDHKDLSGDHILWAHRALRRLQLFYAIPASDMSAGRINEKVIGDRMDACECYVMAKYCLEGNDPYGVLDWAFEAYQKWESHGRPECVDPDILNYYIVSSSVYTGFDLTSLLNLSGSNYQEYTEKFVFYYPLMKNELFELEKESAVDIMEVYNYFDGSEDINEFRNLCKHGVSLRTLTKYSKCRYQTNNLFYRILMPFKEEDINSEPLIKIYHDVLYDDEILKIKTMSLANMSDAKLKTGNDFILRERSRSGQVYWMNKVDAIEYFDALNTRIESFTGFSTKTAERYQIVNYGLGGHYFPHHDPYKKGNEHVKFGNRLVTVLFYLTDVQNDGYTSFPMLNIIAPAEKGSALVWNNLHMSDGQLCYESLHGACPLLKGNKWIMTRWLYEEGQHLPYNWKNK; the protein is encoded by the exons atgacacaaatgcaccaacatttttttaaaagtgatgatttaataaaaaataaacaatctatagAAG CGTTAAAAGATATCGACGACCACAAAGATCTTAGTGGTGATCATATATTGTGGGCACACCGAGCATTGAGGagactacaattattttatgcgaTTCCTGCATCAGACATGTCGGCAGGTAGAATTAATGAAAAAGTTATAGGCGATCGAATGGATG catGTGAATGTTACGTCATGGCGAAGTACTGTTTAGAGGGAAACGATCCGTATGGCGTCCTAGATTGGGCTTTTGAAGCGTATCAAAAATGGGAAAGTCACGGTCGACCAGAATGTGTAGATCccgacattttaaattactacaTAGTATCATCATCAGTATATACAG gATTTGACTTAACGAGTTTATTAAACCTAAGTGGATCAAATTATCAAGAATATACTGAAAAATTTGTGTTTTACTATCCCCTtatgaaaaatgaattgtttgAGCTGGAAAAGGAGAGTGCAGTGGATATAATGGAAGTATATAat tattttgatGGTAGTGAAGATATAAATGAATTTAGAAATTTATGTAAACATGGGGTATCTTTACGAACATTAACAAAATACTCAAAATGTAGATACCAaacgaacaatttattttaccgaATATTGATGCCCTTTAAAGAAGAAGACATTAATAGCGAGCCactcattaaaatatatcatgatgTATTATATGATGACGAgatcttgaaaattaaaacgatgAGCTTAGCTAAC ATGAGTgatgcaaaattaaaaacaggCAACGATTTCATATTACGAGAACGTAGTCGTTCAGGTCAAGTCTACTGGATGAATAAAGTAGATgctattgaatattttgatgCACTAAATACTCGTATTGAATCTTTTACCGGATTTTCTACAAAGACAGCTGAGCGATATCAAATAGTTAATTATGGTTTAGGTGGACATTATTTTCCGCATCATGATCCGTATAAAAAAGGAAAT gaACATGTGAAGTTTGGTAACAGATTAGTAAccgtattattttat ttgacTGATGTTCAAAACGATGGTTATACGTCATTTCCTATGCTAAATATTATTGCTCCGGCTGAAAAAGGATCTGCGTTGGTTTGGAATAATTTGCATATGTCTGATGGACAATTATGCTATGAATCTCTTCATGGAGCATGTCCTTTATTGAAAGGAAATAAATGGA ttatgacTAGATGGCTGTACGAAGAAGGACAACATTTGCCttataattggaaaaataaatga
- the LOC100158825 gene encoding prolyl 4-hydroxylase subunit alpha-2-like isoform X2 produces MLRYIVFFVFTGTFANGINWHSSQIILRHLYDLQDEQFAVIKEYLELETKRIHDLERYINYLYEKDTLLSPIGTSKFMSQVYKNLSEIKKLMNNYNSVKVINQFDEHKAVSEFNMQSAYRSLRRIQKVYAIPASDMAAGRYKDRTIGDPMDACECYFMSKYSFEEYDTYGVIDWAVQAYNKWFTDRPKCVDIDKLHYYTRSASMATGFSFETLLGFSNLNHSDYTELSAHFSLMANALNIRDISAQSSDKIYDKYDDFEQSNLFRHFRYLCREGKSVRPLTYDSKCRYQTKNSPYRMIMPFKEEDISSNPNIKLYHDIIYDEEIKTITDMASKDLSDAAYYFNGKITLLDDQRLGQLKWFSENANPILFGKLNDRIECITEYTTKTAEGYQTINYGLGGHFSVHMDAFTDMTDVPDDGYTVFPNLNYVAHCRKGSALVWLNLRLNNGSVHSGTFHGGCPVIKGNKWIMTKGLYEEGQHLTYNWRDNKIINIV; encoded by the exons atgttaagatatatagtgttttttgtttttacgggCACGTTCGCAAACGGAATAAATTGGCATTCGTCGCAGATCATATTAAGACATCTCTATGACTTACAAGACGAACAGTTTGCTGTAATCAAAGAATATTTGGAACTGGAAACAAAGCGAATTCACGACTTAGAGcg gtacataaattatttatatgagaAAGACACTCTACTTAGTCCCATTGGTACTTCAAAATTTATGTCACAGGTGTACAAAAACttatcagaaataaaaaaattgatgaataattataattcagtgAAAG TCATTAATCAATTTGACGAACACAAAGCCGTTAGTGAATTTAATATGCAATCAGCATATCGGTCTCTAAGAAGGATTCAAAAAGTGTACGCGATTCCTGCATCTGATATGGCTGCAGGTAGATATAAGGATCGGACCATCGGAGACCCAATGGATG cttgTGAATGTTATTTCATGTCTAAATATAGTTTCGAAGAATATGACACATACGGTGTAATAGATTGGGCTGTTCAAGCTTATAATAAATGGTTCACCGATCGTCCAAAATGTGTAGACATAgataaattgcattattatacAAGATCAGCATCGATGGCCACAG gATTTAGTTTTGAAACTCTATTGGGTTTTAGTAATCTGAATCATTCAGATTACACTGAACTTTCTGCACATTTTTCTCTAATGGCAAACGCATTAAACATTCGCGATATCAGTGCACAATCTtcagataaaatatatgataaatatgat GATTTTGAACAATCCAATCTATTTAGACATTTCCGCTATTTATGTAGGGAAGGAAAATCAGTGAGGCCCTTAACGTATGATTCTAAATGccgttatcaaacaaaaaattctCCGTATAGGATGATAATGCCTTTCAAAGAAGAAGATATCAGTAGTAATccgaacataaaattatatcatgacATTATTTATGACGAAGAGATTAAAACTATTACTGATATGGCTTCGAAGGAC TTGTCCGACGCAGCATATTACTTTAACGGTAAGATTACTTTGTTGGACGACCAACGTCTGGGTCAGCTGAAATGGTTTTCGGAAAATGCAAACCCAATCCTGTTTGGTAAGCTGAACGACCGTATTGAATGCATTACCGAGTATACGACCAAGACAGCCGAAGGATATCAAACAATTAACTACGGCTTAGGCGGTCATTTCTCTGTACACATGGATGCATTTACAGAT atgacTGACGTCCCCGATGATGGGTATACTGTAtttccaaatttaaattatgttgcaCATTGTCGTAAAGGATCGGCTTTAGTTTGGCTAAACTTACGCTTGAATAATGGTTCTGTACATAGTGGCACTTTTCATGGAGGTTGTCCTGTGATAAAAGGAAATAAATGGA ttATGACAAAGGGATTATACGAAGAAGGACAACATTTAACATACAATTGGcgagataataaaataataaacatagtttag
- the LOC107882882 gene encoding prolyl 4-hydroxylase subunit alpha-3-like, whose amino-acid sequence MFKYLAVVSSLLIFVESGKRWHTSQIMLTKLYDLQNDHFNVLDNYLDLETKRLEELKNYVAAVYEWRDHIKTNKDFLHNHLDVFKFMTQMHQHFFKRDDLIKNKQSIEALKDIDDHKDLSGDHILWAHRALRRLQLFYAIPASDMSAGRINEKVIGDRMDACECYVMAKYCLEGNDPYGVLDWAFEAYQKWESHGRPECVDPDILNYYIVSSSVYTGFDLMNLINLSGSNYQEYTGKFVSYYRLIKNELFELEKERAMDIMEVYYNLNGDENINKFRHLCKHGASRTLTKYSKCRYQTNNLLYRILMPFKEEDINSEPLIKIYHDVLYDDEILKIKMISLANVRILIGLNPSLLLSNLEFT is encoded by the exons atgtttaaatatttagccGTTGTCTCttcgttattaatatttgtagaaTCCGGAAAGAGATGGCATACATCACAAATAATGTTAACGAAATTATATGATCTGCAAAACGATCATTTTAATGTCTTGGATAATTACTTGGATTTGGAGACAAAACGTTTGGaagaattaaaaaa TTATGTAGCTGCAGTATATGAATGGCGTGATCACATAAAAACCAACAAAGACTTCTTACACAATCACTtggatgtttttaaatttatgacacaaatgcaccaacatttttttaaaagagatgatttaataaaaaataaacaatctatagAAG CGTTAAAAGATATCGACGACCACAAAGATCTTAGTGGTGATCATATATTGTGGGCACACCGAGCATTGAGGagactacaattattttatgcgaTTCCTGCATCAGACATGTCGGCAGGTAGAATTAATGAAAAAGTTATAGGCGATCGAATGGATG catGTGAATGTTACGTCATGGCGAAGTACTGTTTAGAGGGAAACGATCCGTATGGCGTCCTAGATTGGGCTTTTGAAGCGTATCAAAAATGGGAAAGTCACGGTCGACCAGAATGTGTAGATCccgacattttaaattactacaTAGTATCATCATCAGTATATACAG gatttgacttaatgaatttaataaaccTAAGTGGATCAAATTACCAAGAATATACTGGAAAATTTGTTTCGTATTATCGCCTTataaaaaacgaattatttGAGCTGGAAAAAGAGAGAGCAATGGATATAAtggaagtatattat AATTTGAATGgagatgaaaatataaataaatttaggcaTTTATGTAAACATGGGGCATCACGAACATTAACAAAATACTCAAAATGTAGATACcaaacgaataatttattataccgaATATTGATGCCCTTTAAAGAAGAAGACATTAATAGCGAGCCactcattaaaatatatcatgatgTATTATATGATGACGAgatcttgaaaattaaaatgatcaGCTTAGCTAACGTACGTATTTTAATTGGTTTGAATCcatcgttattattatctaatttagaatttacatGA
- the LOC103308427 gene encoding uncharacterized protein LOC103308427, protein MPASKLSPDILNTYNHVELADPEFDNPAPIEFLLGADVYVNILGDCVRVLHARGFPSAFETSLGWVIIGHTTITDSSPCVSLLLSTQPSIDHLMHQFWSIEEPSPPVEPFTDDQKCEEHFTQTSSRDDQGRFSLALPFKSNPSVLGDSYKMATSRFYNLEHKLQRDPDLYALYRDFMKEYEALGHMVISEHPGKYYIPHHAVVKRNGTNIKLRVVFDASAASTSKCSLNDLLYTGPKLQSDITQILHRCRLRRYMFTADICKMYRQIQIHSDDRTYQHIVWRNSPSDELQDYELTTVTYGVSASPYQAIRVLHQLEHDDGHKFPLARKILSTQTYVDDIVSGDDTVSALLQRQADLVQLLMQAGFELKKWSSNSREVLRHIPQGDHAVQPSFDPKDDMSVKILGLHWDPVTDTFSYHTSPVPLTVTKRVVLSTIAKLYDPVGAIAPIIFWAKSLMQTIWQSGLDWDDPLPPSLMTSWGKFASELHLVCEIKLPRHIVVSTRLVTQLLGFCDASERGYAAVVYLRTIDVNGDIKVYFITSKSKVAPLKLGSLDRSLTIPRLELCGALLLAQTIQRLCDTFEGAISISAIYTWTDSQVVLSWLTSTQSHFKIFVTNRLAKINALMPSCRWRYIPSALNPADCVSRGLLPSETVNHPLYWQGPPFLRLIESDWPSETCELIPPSRLPDYKPIDAVTCSVTSLQHPACYD, encoded by the exons ATGCCCGCGTCTAAGTTAAGTCCAGACATTCTAAACACATACAACCATGTTGAGCTGGCGGACCCTGAGTTTGATAATCCAGCACCAATTGAATTTCTACTCGGCGCAGATGTCTACGTCAATATTTTAGGTGACTGTGTGCGAGTACTACATGCTCGCGGATTCCCTTCAGCGTTTGAAACTAGCCTCGGATGGGTCATAATCGGCCACACGACTATCACGGATTCATCGCCATGCGTGTCACTACTACTGTCTACTCAACCGTCAATCGATCACCTAATGCATCAGTTTTGGTCGATAGAAGAGCCATCACCACCTGTTGAGCCTTTTACAGATGACCAAAAATGTGAAGAGCATTTCACCCAGACGTCGAGCAGGGATGACCAAGGACGATTTTCTCTAGCCTTACCGTTTAAAAGTAATCCATCTGTTCTCGGAGACTCGTACAAAATGGCGACCTCtcgtttttataatttggaGCACAAATTACAGCGAGATCCAGACCTGTATGCCCTGTATCGCGACTTTATGAAAGAGTATGAAGCCTTGGGCCATATGGTAATTTCTGAGCATCCAGGTAAATACTATATTCCACACCATGCAGTGGTAAAGCGTAACGGTACAAACATTAAACTTCGCGTGGTGTTCGACGCATCTGCAGCATCCACGTCAAAATGTTCACTCAACGACCTGTTATACACTGGTCCTAAACTTCAAAGTGATATCACGCAAATACTCCACAGGTGTCGATTGAGACGTTACATGTTCACAGCGGACATCTGCAAAATGTACCGTCAGATTCAAATACACTCTGATGATCGCACTTACCAGCATATTGTATGGCGAAATTCCCCTTCAGACGAGCTTCAAGACTATGAACTCACAACAGTTACTTACGGAGTATCCGCATCACCATACCAGGCTATTCGAGTCCTCCACCAATTGGAACACGACGACGGCCACAAATTCCCATTAGCTCGTAAGATATTGTCCACCCAAACATATGTTGACGACATTGTGTCCGGTGATGATACGGTGTCTGCGCTGCTGCAACGTCAAGCGGACCTCGTCCAGCTTCTGATGCAGGCGGGTTTCGAGTTGAAGAAATGGTCGTCAAACAGTCGTGAGGTCCTACGTCATATTCCACAAGGCGACCACGCAGTTCAACCGTCGTTTGATCCCAAGGACGACATGTCCGTCAAAATATTGGGACTTCATTGGGATCCCGTAACCGATACTTTTAGCTACCATACTTCACCAGTACCATTGACCGTGACGAAGCGGGTGGTGTTGTCAACAATAGCAAAATTGTACGACCCGGTGGGCGCGATAGCCCCAATCATTTTTTGGGCAAAGTCACTCATGCAAACCATCTGGCAGTCTGGTTTGGATTGGGACGATCCGCTACCACCGTCGTTGATGACGTCTTGGGGGAAATTCGCGTCTGAGCTACATCTTGTTTGTGAAATTAAGCTACCTCGACACATAGTGGTTTCGACTCGACTTGTGACACAGTTACTTGGGTTCTGTGATGCATCTGAGAGAGGATACGCAGCAGTGGTGTATCTTCGCACGATTGATGTCAACGGAGACATAAAGGTATATTTTATCACATCAAAATCCAAGGTAGCACCACTTAAGCTGGGGAGCCTCGATCGATCTCTGACGATACCACGCCTGGAGCTATGCGGTGCCTTGCTGTTAGCTCAGACGATACAGCGGCTTTGCGACACGTTTGAAGGTGCTATCTCTATTTCAGCAATTTATACCTGGACTGACTCCCAGGTAGTTCTGTCTTGGTTGACGTCGACGCAATCCCACTTCAAGATCTTCGTGACAAATCGTCTAGCCAAAATAAACGCGCTGATGCCATCATGTCGTTGGAGATACATACCGTCTGCACTGAATCCTGCCGATTGCGTATCTCGGGGACTCCTTCCATCGGAAACTGTCAATCATCCCCTCTACTGGCAAGGGCCTCCCTTCCTACGTCTAATTGAATCAGACTGGCCCAGTGAAACGTGTGAACTGATACCTCCATCACGATTACCAGACTATAAACCAATAGATGCCGTGACATGCAGTGTGACGTCACTTCAACACCCGGCATG ttatgacTAG